Within the Cupriavidus malaysiensis genome, the region AAGCCCGGCGGGGCCGCCGGAGGGGCCGGACAGGTTGTGACGGCCGGTGCGCACCGAGGCTCTTGTGCGCATGCCCGGCCCTGGCCTCGGTCATCGGCAGACAGTGAAGGGCGGGTGGATTATTATCATCAGATGTAAATGGACATCAACCATGCGCAGGGAAGCGAAAGCAAGTGATATCGAACTAGGGCAGCCGTTGAAATCCGCGCTGCTCGACGAGTTGGGATTTCCGATTGCGGACCAGGGAACGGTCTTCCACAACCAGGAAGAACTGGCCCTCGCCATGTATGGCGGCCGCTGTTTCTGGGCGGACGATATGGAGCCCCTCGGCCCGGACGAACCGGCATCCCCGCTGGGCGACCGCTATGGCCTGGTGGTCGGCACCCTGCTGCACGTAAAGCGTCCCGGCGATGCCAGCCGGGCCGCCGCCAGCCGCCTGATCGGCTTCACCGAGAACGCGGCCTTCATCGCCTGGCCGAAGCTGGAGGGCCGCAACGCGGACGCACTCGACGGCGAGACGGTACTGCTGCGCGGCTTCACCGGCACCAGCATCCACAGCTTCTCGGCCCGCGTCAAAGCCAGCTCGGGCGCGCCGTTCCCCTACTGGATGCTCGACGAGATCAAGCACATCGACGCGCGCGAGATGCGCGGCAGCATCCGCGTGCCGGTGCGTATCGCCGGCACCTTGTCGATGGCCGACGGCAGCGCCGCGCCGGAGACGGTGCTCATTACCGACCTGAGCCTCGGCGGCGCCTCGCTGATGGCCGCCAGCGCCGCCCTGACCGCGCCGGGCAAGCCGGTGCAGCTCGCCTTCACGCTGCGCGCGGCCGGCCGCAACACGCGCTTCGTGCTCGACGCCCTGACCCGCGACGAATCCAACACCGACGAAAGCGGCCCCTTCCACTGCGTCGGCGTCGCCTTCGATGCCTACGACGAACGCGAGGCCCTGCTGCTGCGCTCCTTCATTCACGAGCAACTGCTGGAAAGCGCGACCCTGCGCACCAAGGGCTGAGCGGCGGCGGCGCGGCCGCTGCCACTGCGGCCGCCCCGGCCTTCTCCTCTCTCTGCTGCCCCCGGCCTATACTGGAATCCTCGTTTCACCCTGGGGGAAACCATGGAATACACGCCTGGCATCAGCCAGCTCGCCGGCCTGCTGGCCGACCCCGGCCGCGCCGCCATGCTGTGGGCGCTGATGGACGGCAGCGCGCGCCCGGCCGGCGAACTGGCACTGATCGCGGGCCTCTCCGCCTCGTCGGCCAGCGGCCATCTGGCGCGCCTGGCCGAGGGCGGGCTGGTGGTGATGCAGGCACGCGGGCGCAGCCGCTTCTACCGGCTCGCCGCACCCGAGATCGGGGTTGCGATCGAGGCGCTGGCGGCGGCATCGCTGGCCAGTCCGCCGCCGCGCCTGCGCGCGCTGCCGGCGTCGCGCGGCGCACCCGCCGCGCTGCGCCAGGCACGCACCTGCTACGACCATATGGCCGGCGAGCTGGCGGTGGGGCTGTTCGAGCGCATGGTGCGGGCGCGCTGGCTGCACCTGGCCGGAACCGGCGTGGAGTTGACCGAAGCCGGCGCCGCGGCCATCGGCGGACTCGGCGTGGACCTGGAGGGCGCGCGCCGCCGGCGGCGGCAATTTGCCTGCACCTGTCCGGACTGGAGCGAGCGCAAACCCCACCTGGGCGGCGCGCTCGGCGCCGCGCTGCTCGACGGCTTCCTCGCGCGCGGCTGGGTGGAACCGGTGCGCGGCTCGCGCGCGCTGCGCCTGACGCCGGGCGGCCAGCGCGAGATCCCGCGCCTGGCGGGCTGACGGCGCGCCGCGATCCGGCTAACATCGCGGGCCGGCCCCATGCACGGCGGCCCGCCTCACCCTGCTCCACCCAGACTTCCCCTGCGCCCGACACAATGCCTCTCGACGACGACCACGACGACCTCCGGTTCACCCTGGAACGCCTGCTCGCCCTGATCAACCTCGACGACCCGGCCGTCTGCGCCGACCAGCTCGCCACGCTCGAAACGCGGCTGGACGACGATCCCGATGCCACCGAGGGCGAGGCGCTGGCCGCGCTGATCAAGGAGGTGATCGACTGGGAATCGGGCTTCTGCGTCGGCGCCGATGACACTGCCGGCTTCGTCGGCTGCATCGGCCACCTCTGCGCGCGCCTGGACTTCGAGCCGGACTGGGGCGTGGAAGACCCCGAGGATCCCGCCCTGCTGGAGGACAACAGCGTGCCCGAGCTGATGGAGCTGGTCCATGCGCAGCTGCGCGTGGCCGGCTACACGCTATGGGCCTGGGACACCGGCGGCGACGCCTATGCCGGCTGGATCACACGCAGCGAGGACGATCCGGAGATGCTGGACGTGGCGCACAGGCTGGGCCTGCACGTGCACAGCGCCGACCGCGCCGGCTGAACCAGAGCTGCACCAGGCCTGCATCGGGACCGGGTCA harbors:
- a CDS encoding flagellar brake domain-containing protein, with the protein product MRREAKASDIELGQPLKSALLDELGFPIADQGTVFHNQEELALAMYGGRCFWADDMEPLGPDEPASPLGDRYGLVVGTLLHVKRPGDASRAAASRLIGFTENAAFIAWPKLEGRNADALDGETVLLRGFTGTSIHSFSARVKASSGAPFPYWMLDEIKHIDAREMRGSIRVPVRIAGTLSMADGSAAPETVLITDLSLGGASLMAASAALTAPGKPVQLAFTLRAAGRNTRFVLDALTRDESNTDESGPFHCVGVAFDAYDEREALLLRSFIHEQLLESATLRTKG
- a CDS encoding ArsR/SmtB family transcription factor; the encoded protein is MEYTPGISQLAGLLADPGRAAMLWALMDGSARPAGELALIAGLSASSASGHLARLAEGGLVVMQARGRSRFYRLAAPEIGVAIEALAAASLASPPPRLRALPASRGAPAALRQARTCYDHMAGELAVGLFERMVRARWLHLAGTGVELTEAGAAAIGGLGVDLEGARRRRRQFACTCPDWSERKPHLGGALGAALLDGFLARGWVEPVRGSRALRLTPGGQREIPRLAG
- a CDS encoding DUF6630 family protein, with product MPLDDDHDDLRFTLERLLALINLDDPAVCADQLATLETRLDDDPDATEGEALAALIKEVIDWESGFCVGADDTAGFVGCIGHLCARLDFEPDWGVEDPEDPALLEDNSVPELMELVHAQLRVAGYTLWAWDTGGDAYAGWITRSEDDPEMLDVAHRLGLHVHSADRAG